A single window of Nitrosococcus oceani ATCC 19707 DNA harbors:
- a CDS encoding DNA methyltransferase, with protein sequence MAFDQTYCMDTLIAATRPDADLGEFIFAFLDAYNFPKATVTQIRKGGQRNVASRKNEGHVAMKNWLYFMPVRAGESIHEALQVLADEEEPPRHKCRFLVVTDYQELTALDTRTDERLEVILGELATQYLFFAPMAGLERTKPFSEESADLKAAAKMGRLFDRLKEINEFQTPEQLHALNVFLTRLLFCYFAEDTGIFPKNAFTKVITEASGKNGEGLSDLLKQLFRVMDQAEGERPADLPAHIAQFPYVNGGLFRDNMPAPKMRGKARRMMIECGKLQWKAVNPDIFGSMFQAVVDEKSRDSLGQHYTSVPNIMKVIRPLFLDKLYADLHKSKGKRRQLEALLVRLARIWVFDPAMGSGNFLIIAYKELRRLEMATFRSLQAMSGSGQQEIFMSGIQLSQFYGIEIDDFAHEIAQLSLWLVEHQMNTLFVKEFGHAEPVLPLKDTANLVQGNSLRMDWQKVCPNDGSAEIYVCGNPPFIGHGSRENSQLDDMRLVLGQLIRTYKSLDYVACWFFLAAEYCRHGTANAAFVSTNSLCQGKQAGLLWPLLVDMGMKISFSYQTFPWRNSAKGNAGVHVVVIGLAAHNGPRVLFNRIDGAWHRKEVTNISPYLLEGGDTVVRERRDPLIQDALPMYFGNMPNDGGHLLLTAGDKEKLIAQEPAAEAWIKRLMGAKEFLQGHERWCLWLVNATKEEIDAMPVVRERVERVRETRLASKDAGARKLAERPHQFRDLNNPESFILVPSVTSERRKYAPVGIFEEDVIATNLTLIIPDAGLYDFAILSTQMHMDWLRLVGGRLESRYRYSATIVYNTFPWPNATEAQRNAIEKLGRAVILARAAHPDKTMAQLYDPDKMPDKLLEAHQALDRAVERLYRERPFRDTAERQEYLLARYESLIEAEKTAKAGSRKQPRKATSMES encoded by the coding sequence ATGGCTTTCGATCAAACCTACTGCATGGATACCCTCATTGCTGCGACCCGGCCTGATGCTGATCTCGGAGAGTTCATTTTTGCCTTTCTCGACGCCTATAACTTTCCCAAGGCGACGGTTACGCAGATTCGCAAGGGTGGTCAACGTAACGTCGCCAGCCGTAAAAATGAAGGGCACGTCGCGATGAAGAACTGGCTGTACTTCATGCCGGTGCGAGCGGGCGAGAGCATTCACGAGGCGCTCCAGGTACTGGCAGATGAAGAAGAGCCGCCGCGCCATAAGTGTCGCTTTCTGGTGGTGACCGACTATCAAGAACTCACTGCACTGGATACCAGGACGGATGAGCGTTTGGAGGTGATTCTCGGTGAGCTGGCCACCCAATACCTGTTCTTTGCCCCCATGGCGGGGCTTGAGCGTACCAAGCCATTTAGCGAAGAATCGGCCGACCTCAAGGCCGCCGCCAAGATGGGGCGGCTGTTTGATCGCCTGAAGGAAATCAACGAGTTTCAGACTCCCGAGCAGCTTCACGCGCTTAACGTGTTTCTGACCCGGTTGCTGTTCTGCTATTTCGCTGAGGATACCGGGATTTTCCCCAAGAACGCCTTCACCAAAGTGATCACCGAAGCTAGCGGCAAGAACGGCGAGGGGCTATCCGACCTACTAAAGCAGCTGTTCCGAGTGATGGATCAAGCCGAGGGCGAGCGACCGGCGGACTTGCCAGCTCATATTGCCCAGTTCCCTTATGTCAACGGCGGCCTATTCCGTGACAACATGCCAGCCCCCAAGATGCGCGGTAAAGCCAGACGGATGATGATCGAGTGCGGCAAACTCCAGTGGAAGGCCGTCAACCCCGATATCTTCGGCTCGATGTTTCAGGCGGTAGTAGACGAAAAGAGCCGTGACTCGTTGGGCCAGCACTACACCTCTGTACCGAACATCATGAAGGTGATCCGTCCCCTGTTCCTCGACAAGCTGTATGCCGACCTGCACAAGTCAAAGGGCAAACGCAGGCAACTGGAAGCACTACTGGTACGGCTGGCCCGTATTTGGGTGTTCGATCCGGCGATGGGCTCCGGCAATTTTCTGATCATCGCCTATAAGGAACTGCGCCGACTGGAGATGGCCACCTTCCGGTCACTTCAAGCTATGAGTGGTAGTGGCCAGCAGGAAATTTTCATGAGTGGCATCCAGCTCAGCCAGTTCTATGGTATCGAGATCGACGATTTCGCGCACGAAATTGCCCAGCTATCCCTATGGCTGGTTGAGCATCAGATGAACACGCTGTTTGTAAAGGAGTTTGGTCATGCTGAGCCAGTGCTACCGCTAAAAGATACTGCCAACTTGGTGCAAGGAAATAGCCTTCGGATGGATTGGCAGAAGGTATGTCCCAATGATGGCAGCGCTGAAATATATGTATGCGGGAACCCGCCATTTATTGGCCATGGTAGTCGAGAGAATAGCCAGCTCGACGATATGCGATTGGTGTTAGGGCAGCTGATTCGCACATACAAGTCCCTCGACTATGTGGCCTGCTGGTTCTTTTTGGCTGCGGAATACTGTCGCCACGGGACAGCAAACGCCGCCTTTGTGTCGACGAACTCTCTATGCCAAGGCAAACAAGCGGGGCTACTGTGGCCGTTGTTGGTAGATATGGGGATGAAAATCAGCTTTAGCTACCAAACTTTCCCTTGGCGGAACAGTGCAAAGGGTAACGCAGGTGTGCATGTTGTGGTCATTGGGCTGGCTGCTCATAACGGACCACGGGTACTCTTCAACCGTATTGATGGTGCCTGGCATCGTAAAGAAGTTACGAACATCAGCCCCTATCTACTAGAAGGAGGCGACACTGTTGTACGGGAGCGACGAGATCCGCTAATTCAGGACGCATTACCAATGTACTTTGGCAATATGCCTAACGACGGTGGCCACCTCCTGTTGACCGCAGGGGATAAAGAGAAGTTAATCGCACAAGAGCCCGCGGCAGAGGCTTGGATCAAGCGCTTAATGGGGGCTAAAGAGTTCCTGCAAGGCCATGAGCGCTGGTGTCTGTGGTTGGTTAATGCCACGAAAGAAGAAATCGATGCTATGCCTGTGGTTCGCGAGCGAGTGGAGCGTGTGCGGGAAACACGTCTTGCTAGCAAAGATGCTGGCGCACGAAAGCTCGCCGAACGGCCGCACCAATTCCGAGACCTTAATAACCCGGAAAGCTTCATTTTAGTCCCAAGCGTTACATCCGAGCGCCGGAAATATGCGCCCGTCGGGATTTTTGAAGAAGACGTAATTGCTACTAACCTAACATTAATCATTCCAGATGCTGGGTTATACGATTTCGCCATTCTTTCCACGCAAATGCACATGGACTGGCTACGCCTGGTGGGAGGCCGTTTAGAAAGCCGTTACCGCTATTCTGCAACTATCGTCTACAACACCTTCCCTTGGCCCAATGCTACCGAAGCACAGCGTAACGCTATCGAAAAACTAGGCCGAGCCGTTATTCTGGCGCGTGCAGCGCATCCCGATAAAACCATGGCCCAGCTTTATGACCCGGACAAGATGCCGGACAAACTGCTGGAGGCCCACCAAGCACTGGACCGCGCCGTGGAGCGCCTGTATCGGGAGCGCCCCTTCCGCGATACCGCTGAGCGTCAGGAATATCTGCTGGCCCGCTATGAGTCGCTGATTGAGGCGGAGAAAACCGCCAAGGCTGGTAGCAGGAAACAGCCTCGAAAAGCCACGAGTATGGAGAGTTAA
- a CDS encoding WGR domain-containing protein, whose translation MRQRVKQTLVFFTRDSLPVMPLAAMEKFWPAPGGRYTAAMNHPDEADWLRAAYLEKRDLEKRQFRFYCIIITQMLFGHWALIREWGRIDSLGTVREVWYDTQEHAREAGAILLSQNRHHHLYFVCLRHWTTITRSRKGQMRKKLREISKPIAASTFIVISA comes from the coding sequence GTGAGGCAGCGAGTAAAACAAACCCTCGTTTTCTTTACCAGGGATTCTCTGCCTGTGATGCCGCTTGCTGCTATGGAGAAGTTTTGGCCTGCGCCTGGAGGGCGGTACACTGCGGCTATGAATCACCCCGATGAAGCAGACTGGTTGAGAGCGGCCTATCTGGAGAAGCGAGACTTGGAGAAGCGGCAGTTTCGTTTCTATTGCATTATCATCACCCAGATGCTCTTTGGCCACTGGGCCTTAATCCGGGAATGGGGCCGAATTGACAGCCTCGGCACCGTCCGGGAAGTTTGGTATGACACTCAGGAACATGCTCGGGAAGCAGGTGCTATCTTACTCAGTCAGAATAGGCATCACCACCTCTACTTCGTATGCCTACGTCACTGGACAACGATTACTCGATCGCGAAAAGGCCAGATGAGGAAGAAGCTGAGGGAAATCTCAAAACCTATCGCAGCGTCCACATTTATCGTTATATCGGCCTGA
- a CDS encoding type IV toxin-antitoxin system AbiEi family antitoxin domain-containing protein: MDIRTALTLELGDLHQPVVTSYHLGLLVFRLYQTKTYRGEPIARLSKSYPERSDYRRFVGNLERLGVLRNTTAVPNKEVFILLGKDISSAEEIACCVDPFTYVSHLSAMEYHGLTDRFPKTLFITAPPPVRWSQLAGEKMRKEIGGEFYLSYLDTHLPRLRRLRLPKINRKSVSLYTTVHYDLGAYLSIQDKTLRVSTIGRTFLDMIREPDLCGGIYHVLDVYAEHALRYLRLIVDKVDRHGSPIDKVRAGYILEERLKLEHPTIATWRAYAKRGGSRKLLAQADYSPHFSETWCLSINIDEPGEP, encoded by the coding sequence ATGGATATTCGCACCGCTCTGACTCTGGAACTGGGTGATCTCCATCAGCCCGTCGTGACTAGCTACCATCTCGGTCTTCTGGTGTTTCGCCTGTACCAAACTAAAACCTACCGGGGTGAACCCATTGCTCGTTTGAGCAAGTCCTACCCGGAGCGGAGTGACTATCGCCGGTTTGTTGGCAATTTGGAACGTTTAGGTGTGCTTCGGAACACCACCGCAGTGCCTAATAAAGAGGTTTTCATCCTTCTTGGCAAAGATATCTCCTCGGCCGAGGAGATTGCCTGTTGCGTCGATCCCTTCACCTATGTTTCGCATCTGAGCGCTATGGAATATCACGGTCTTACCGACCGTTTTCCCAAAACGCTCTTTATAACCGCCCCCCCACCTGTTCGCTGGTCACAGCTGGCAGGGGAGAAAATGCGAAAGGAGATAGGAGGGGAATTTTACTTGTCGTACCTTGACACTCATCTTCCTCGGTTGCGGCGTCTGCGTTTGCCAAAAATCAATCGCAAGTCCGTTAGCCTATACACGACCGTTCATTATGATCTCGGCGCTTATCTATCAATTCAGGATAAGACTTTGCGAGTCTCAACAATCGGGCGCACGTTTCTTGATATGATTCGGGAGCCTGATCTATGCGGTGGCATCTATCATGTGCTGGACGTATATGCGGAGCATGCGCTCCGCTATCTGCGTTTGATCGTAGATAAGGTTGACCGCCATGGCAGCCCCATTGATAAGGTGCGCGCAGGATATATTCTTGAAGAGCGTCTTAAGCTCGAACATCCTACCATCGCAACATGGCGGGCCTATGCCAAACGAGGCGGTTCACGAAAGCTTTTAGCACAAGCTGACTACAGCCCGCACTTTTCCGAAACATGGTGCTTATCCATTAACATCGATGAGCCTGGGGAGCCTTGA
- a CDS encoding nucleotidyl transferase AbiEii/AbiGii toxin family protein → MQKFDIKEWINQNSEHRSFRQAVHTILTAIAGTPSLQTAMIMKGGVLLALSYRSPRYTSDIDFSTATKRPDFNLDDFRGKLEASLIDAVEDSGYGLDCRIQRCKMSPPHDEATMPTLQINIGYAYKGQHNYKRLLEGRATTVISLDYSLNEPVEEIDIFELEDGNVIHTYSLVEMVAEKFRALLQQEVRKRARRQDIYDLHYVLSDHPLRNDSDTQARILKRLIDKSRIRDLSVHLDSMSNPEIRNRTALEYSKMAPEIEGDLPPFDEVYAIVESFYRALPWEKV, encoded by the coding sequence TTGCAAAAATTCGATATCAAAGAGTGGATCAACCAGAATTCAGAACATCGCTCCTTTCGCCAAGCCGTTCATACCATCCTCACCGCGATTGCGGGTACTCCCAGCCTACAAACAGCTATGATTATGAAGGGCGGCGTGCTGCTTGCTCTCAGCTACAGAAGCCCGCGTTATACCTCGGATATCGACTTTTCGACAGCAACGAAGCGGCCTGATTTTAACCTTGATGATTTCCGCGGGAAACTTGAAGCGAGTTTGATTGATGCCGTTGAAGATTCGGGATACGGCCTCGATTGCCGCATTCAGCGTTGCAAGATGAGCCCCCCTCACGATGAGGCTACCATGCCGACACTTCAGATCAACATTGGTTATGCCTATAAAGGCCAACACAACTATAAGCGTCTGTTAGAAGGCCGGGCGACTACGGTCATTAGCCTCGATTATAGCCTAAATGAGCCCGTGGAAGAAATTGATATCTTCGAGCTGGAAGACGGGAATGTTATTCATACTTATAGCCTGGTGGAGATGGTGGCGGAGAAGTTCCGCGCGCTCTTGCAGCAGGAAGTCCGCAAGCGGGCACGGCGTCAGGATATTTATGATCTGCACTATGTCCTGAGCGATCATCCCCTGCGCAACGACTCGGATACCCAAGCCCGTATTCTTAAAAGGCTGATTGATAAATCACGCATTCGTGATTTATCGGTACATTTAGATTCTATGTCCAACCCTGAGATTCGAAATCGCACAGCGCTTGAATACTCCAAGATGGCCCCGGAAATTGAAGGTGATCTTCCACCATTCGATGAGGTTTATGCCATAGTCGAGTCTTTTTATCGAGCCCTTCCTTGGGAAAAGGTCTGA
- a CDS encoding toll/interleukin-1 receptor domain-containing protein yields MASVFFSYSHKDEPLRDELEIHLAMLKRQGVIDAWHDRRIGAGEVIDQTISENLENADITLLLVSPDFLASDYCYDVEMTRALERHEEGNAKVIPVILRPCDWHSARFGKLLATPTDGKPVTKFPDKDEAFLEIVKAIKRAAEQVISAPIKPQTGLSAYPPTEQTAPVRHALRSSNLRIRKSFTDHDRDTFLDDAFDYMANFFEGSLAELERRNPSIRTRFRRIDARHFSAAIYENGKSISSCRIWQGSQNSFTSGLVYAYGDTGSDSSFNEQLRIEDDGHMMYLKPLGMQFHQPAAKEKLTNEGASEYYWNLLIHPLQE; encoded by the coding sequence ATGGCCTCTGTCTTCTTCTCTTACTCCCATAAGGATGAGCCTTTGCGTGACGAGCTGGAGATACACCTTGCCATGCTCAAACGCCAAGGTGTGATTGATGCCTGGCATGACCGGAGAATTGGGGCCGGAGAGGTCATTGACCAGACTATCAGTGAAAATCTTGAGAATGCCGATATCACTCTTCTCTTAGTCAGCCCGGATTTCCTGGCTTCCGACTATTGTTACGATGTCGAGATGACCCGCGCTTTGGAGCGGCATGAAGAAGGTAATGCCAAAGTTATTCCGGTAATTCTCCGCCCCTGCGACTGGCATAGCGCACGCTTCGGCAAGCTTTTAGCAACGCCTACGGATGGCAAACCCGTGACGAAGTTTCCAGATAAAGACGAGGCCTTTTTAGAAATCGTCAAGGCAATCAAACGAGCTGCCGAGCAAGTGATATCGGCTCCCATCAAGCCTCAGACGGGCTTATCTGCTTACCCACCTACCGAGCAGACTGCTCCTGTACGGCATGCGCTACGATCCAGCAATTTACGTATCAGGAAGAGTTTCACGGACCATGACCGTGATACCTTTCTCGATGATGCATTTGATTATATGGCAAATTTCTTCGAGGGTTCTCTAGCTGAGCTGGAGCGGCGTAATCCTAGTATTCGAACTCGATTCCGACGTATTGATGCCCGCCATTTCTCCGCTGCCATTTATGAAAATGGCAAATCCATCAGCAGTTGCCGCATCTGGCAAGGCAGTCAAAATTCTTTCACCAGTGGCCTCGTGTATGCGTACGGTGATACAGGTAGTGACAGTAGTTTCAATGAGCAACTTCGAATCGAAGATGATGGCCATATGATGTATTTGAAGCCGCTCGGCATGCAGTTTCATCAACCTGCTGCTAAGGAAAAGCTCACCAATGAAGGTGCTTCCGAATATTATTGGAATCTACTCATTCATCCTCTTCAGGAATAA
- a CDS encoding DNA-binding protein, with amino-acid sequence MTQFMIPAEVRERITSTADELYEQANREAFPTVDQVRRVARADMNTTSAVMREWRRQQTVQVAPVAVTVPETISQANATALATLWQEAQKLANESLQAAQSSWEAEQAELDAMRAELADAYETQATELDQVKAQAAAATQLHQEQTAQAAAELAAVQEELTQAVTRAERAEAKAEEIEHRAADLRVELDRAHQDADRSRNTATEAQQATKAVTMQLERVRAELAKVQAKAEAAEQSHQEQTAQAAAELAAVQGELTQALTRAERAEAKAEEIEHRAADLRAELDRVHQDADRSRNTATEAQQATKAVTMQLERVRAELTKVQAKAEAAEQSHQEQRKKAATEIHKMAERLNAVQAERDQARQDAGSARERAAELAGQLTAHQKQATALLARLAPAEAQDNPGC; translated from the coding sequence ATGACTCAATTCATGATCCCCGCTGAAGTACGCGAACGCATCACCTCTACGGCTGATGAACTGTACGAGCAGGCCAACCGCGAAGCGTTCCCCACAGTGGACCAAGTACGCCGGGTAGCGCGAGCCGATATGAACACCACTAGCGCTGTGATGCGGGAGTGGCGACGCCAGCAAACCGTCCAGGTCGCACCCGTGGCTGTTACCGTGCCGGAGACAATTAGCCAGGCTAATGCTACCGCTCTGGCTACGTTGTGGCAGGAAGCTCAGAAGCTGGCGAACGAATCACTACAGGCCGCCCAATCAAGCTGGGAGGCCGAACAGGCCGAACTGGATGCTATGCGGGCTGAACTGGCTGATGCCTACGAAACGCAGGCGACGGAGCTCGATCAGGTTAAGGCGCAGGCGGCCGCCGCGACCCAGCTACACCAGGAGCAAACTGCCCAGGCTGCCGCTGAGTTGGCCGCCGTACAGGAAGAGTTGACCCAAGCAGTAACAAGAGCGGAACGAGCCGAAGCAAAAGCCGAGGAAATCGAGCACCGAGCGGCGGACCTTCGCGTCGAACTAGACCGGGCACACCAGGATGCCGATAGGTCGCGAAATACCGCGACCGAGGCACAGCAGGCTACCAAGGCAGTGACCATGCAACTTGAGCGGGTGCGTGCCGAGTTGGCAAAGGTGCAAGCCAAGGCCGAGGCGGCCGAACAGTCGCACCAGGAGCAAACTGCCCAGGCTGCCGCTGAGTTGGCCGCCGTACAGGGAGAGTTGACCCAGGCACTAACAAGAGCGGAACGAGCCGAAGCAAAAGCCGAGGAAATCGAGCACCGAGCGGCGGACCTTCGCGCCGAACTAGATCGGGTGCACCAGGATGCCGATAGGTCGCGAAATACCGCGACCGAGGCACAGCAGGCTACCAAGGCAGTGACCATGCAACTTGAGCGGGTGCGTGCCGAGTTGACAAAGGTACAAGCCAAGGCCGAGGCGGCTGAACAGTCGCACCAGGAGCAGCGCAAGAAGGCTGCGACCGAGATCCATAAGATGGCCGAGCGCTTGAACGCCGTTCAGGCAGAGCGTGACCAGGCCAGGCAGGATGCCGGCAGCGCGCGTGAGCGGGCCGCAGAACTGGCTGGTCAACTCACCGCGCATCAGAAGCAGGCTACCGCGTTGCTGGCACGACTGGCGCCGGCGGAAGCCCAGGACAATCCCGGTTGCTGA
- a CDS encoding DUF2188 domain-containing protein: MPKRDYHVVPRNKQWAIQKEGKDRASSLHRTQKDASNEGRRLAKKNQTALVIHRCDGRIRDSHSYENNPHPPKDRKH; this comes from the coding sequence ATGCCTAAGCGTGATTATCATGTGGTGCCCCGTAACAAGCAGTGGGCTATACAAAAAGAGGGAAAAGATCGCGCTTCTTCTCTTCACCGTACCCAGAAAGATGCCAGTAACGAAGGCAGGAGACTGGCGAAAAAAAACCAGACGGCGCTGGTAATTCATCGTTGTGATGGCCGAATCCGGGACTCCCATAGCTACGAGAATAATCCTCACCCACCCAAAGATCGGAAGCATTAA
- a CDS encoding recombinase family protein, which yields MKIGYARVSTLDQNLNLQRDALEAAGCQKVIVDQVSGTVAKRPGLEKVKEQLREGDTLVVWRLDRLGRSLRDLIEWVRYLDAQGVGLQSLHESIDTTTPTGRLTFHLFGALAEFERNLIQERTQAGLAAARARGRLGGRRKSLSPDKRALVVSLYEEKKLPVTKICEMMGISKPTLYSYVREAQEASKE from the coding sequence ATGAAAATTGGCTATGCGCGAGTGTCCACCCTGGATCAAAATCTAAATCTGCAACGGGACGCCCTGGAGGCGGCCGGGTGCCAGAAGGTGATCGTCGATCAGGTCAGTGGCACGGTGGCGAAGCGGCCGGGCCTGGAGAAGGTCAAGGAGCAGTTGCGCGAAGGCGATACCCTGGTGGTGTGGCGGCTGGATCGCCTCGGCCGTTCGCTGCGCGATTTGATTGAGTGGGTGCGCTATCTTGATGCACAGGGCGTGGGGCTGCAAAGCCTGCATGAGTCGATTGATACCACCACGCCCACCGGCAGGCTCACCTTTCACCTGTTTGGAGCCTTGGCCGAGTTCGAGCGGAATCTCATTCAGGAGCGTACCCAGGCGGGCTTGGCGGCGGCGCGGGCGCGGGGCCGCTTGGGGGGTCGGCGCAAGTCCTTGAGCCCCGACAAGCGGGCGCTGGTGGTGTCCCTCTATGAGGAGAAGAAACTGCCGGTCACGAAAATCTGCGAGATGATGGGGATTTCAAAGCCCACCCTTTATAGCTATGTCCGGGAAGCCCAGGAGGCCAGTAAGGAATAG
- a CDS encoding protein adenylyltransferase SelO, protein MPSSTAMKHQDIGWHFDNTYAQLPDHFYTKLHPVPVHEPRLVIVNNALAEELGLNLKASSEDELAQLFSGNQLPEGAEPLAQAYAGHQFGHFTYLGDGRAHLIGEHLTPDGKRVDIQFKGSGQTPYARRGDGRAALGPMLREYIISEAMHALGIPTTRSLAIATTGESVYRETVLQGAILTRVASSHLRVGTFEYLAAQEDKAGLKQLTDYAIQRHYPEIIDSDTPYLELLKAVMACQIKLITEWLRVGFIHGVMNTDNMAVSCQTIDYGPCAFMDSYDPNTVFSSIDHMGRYAYANQPRIAQWNLARFAEAILPLLHENIEKAAAMAEEVIQSFKALFQQEWLAMMRRKLGLFGEEKEDREFITGLLQWMQRSHADYTNTFRDLMDEHFPEEPHYQDQEFKHWYDRWQQRLEHNTNPFPSSLCLMGATNPVVIPRNHRVEAALNAVEQNADFSKLHELLDVLSEPYKDKEKYTEFKNPPAPKERVYQTFCGT, encoded by the coding sequence TAACACCTATGCGCAGCTGCCCGACCACTTTTACACGAAGCTGCATCCGGTTCCGGTGCATGAACCACGCCTTGTCATTGTCAATAATGCCCTGGCAGAAGAACTAGGATTAAATCTCAAAGCCTCCTCTGAGGATGAATTAGCGCAGCTTTTTTCAGGCAATCAGCTTCCAGAAGGTGCAGAGCCTCTGGCGCAGGCCTACGCCGGGCATCAGTTTGGCCATTTTACCTATTTGGGTGATGGGCGGGCCCATTTAATCGGCGAGCATCTCACCCCAGACGGTAAACGGGTGGATATTCAGTTCAAAGGCTCGGGCCAAACACCCTATGCCCGGCGCGGTGATGGGCGTGCAGCGTTGGGTCCGATGCTGCGAGAGTATATCATCAGCGAAGCCATGCATGCGCTGGGCATCCCTACCACCCGTAGTCTTGCGATAGCCACCACCGGCGAATCTGTTTACCGGGAAACGGTACTGCAAGGAGCGATTCTGACCCGCGTCGCATCCAGTCACTTGCGTGTGGGCACATTTGAATATCTGGCCGCACAAGAAGATAAAGCAGGCCTGAAGCAACTTACTGATTATGCTATACAGCGCCATTATCCAGAAATAATAGACTCTGATACTCCCTATCTTGAGCTGCTCAAGGCCGTCATGGCTTGCCAGATAAAACTTATCACCGAATGGCTGCGAGTAGGGTTTATTCACGGCGTGATGAACACGGACAATATGGCCGTTTCCTGTCAGACCATTGATTATGGCCCCTGTGCATTCATGGATAGCTATGATCCCAACACCGTGTTCAGCTCCATCGACCACATGGGGCGTTATGCCTATGCCAATCAGCCCCGTATCGCGCAGTGGAACTTAGCACGGTTTGCTGAAGCTATCCTTCCGCTACTGCATGAAAATATTGAGAAGGCTGCCGCAATGGCAGAGGAAGTCATCCAGTCATTTAAGGCATTATTTCAGCAGGAATGGCTAGCAATGATGCGTCGCAAGCTGGGGCTGTTCGGTGAAGAAAAAGAAGATAGGGAATTCATCACCGGGCTTCTGCAATGGATGCAACGCAGTCATGCGGATTATACCAATACATTCCGTGATTTGATGGATGAGCATTTTCCCGAAGAGCCACACTATCAGGATCAAGAATTCAAACATTGGTACGATAGATGGCAACAGCGGCTGGAACATAACACCAACCCGTTCCCATCCTCCCTGTGCCTCATGGGTGCGACCAACCCGGTGGTCATACCCCGTAATCATCGTGTAGAAGCAGCGCTTAACGCTGTAGAACAGAACGCTGACTTCTCAAAGCTACATGAATTGCTGGATGTGCTGTCTGAGCCCTATAAAGATAAAGAGAAATACACTGAATTCAAAAACCCTCCTGCGCCGAAAGAACGGGTGTACCAAACCTTTTGTGGTACTTGA
- a CDS encoding WGR domain-containing protein, whose translation MKHPGKADWTRVAYLEKRNPEKRQFRFYRIMITQTLFGSWAMIREWGRIGSPGTVREVWFDSEQEALEAGEKLMNQKTRRGYQVIT comes from the coding sequence ATGAAGCACCCCGGCAAAGCAGACTGGACGAGGGTGGCCTATCTGGAGAAGCGAAACCCAGAGAAGCGCCAGTTTCGCTTCTACCGCATCATGATTACCCAGACGCTCTTCGGCTCGTGGGCTATGATCCGCGAATGGGGCAGGATCGGCAGCCCCGGTACTGTGCGGGAAGTCTGGTTCGACAGTGAGCAGGAAGCGTTAGAAGCCGGTGAGAAGCTTATGAATCAGAAAACACGGCGGGGGTATCAAGTCATCACGTGA